In Artemia franciscana chromosome 4, ASM3288406v1, whole genome shotgun sequence, a single window of DNA contains:
- the LOC136026029 gene encoding exosome complex component MTR3-like, with protein MKKVYFQTGLTGGAKGSSYFELGNSKVICSVLGPHEIKKKSEFSINGQISCKFEYASFSHRGQSQDRSSKEAEISDLIKTALESVVCLEMFPKAILDINFLVLEEDGGVISAALNAAGLALADASIPMWDLITSSCASLCDNEIKIFPNQSDEYCPSNDGLDMEGNVVLAYLIASNQIIFYHTDGVLSKESLVDANKKLIDTCKGMQAQFKSHLLKSFCEKNKN; from the coding sequence ATGAAGAAAGTTTATTTCCAAACTGGATTAACTGGGGGAGCCAAAGGATCTTCGTACTTTGAGCTCGGCAACAGTAAGGTTATTTGTTCAGTACTTGGTCctcatgaaataaaaaagaaatctgaATTCAGTATCAATGGACAAATATCATGTAAGTTCGAATATGCTTCTTTCTCACACAGAGGCCAGAGTCAAGACCGGAGTAGTAAAGAGGCTGAAATTAGTGATTTAATTAAAACCGCACTTGAATCTGTTGTCTGTTTAGAAATGTTCCCAAAAGCCATATTGGATATCAACTTTCTTGTTCTTGAGGAGGACGGTGGTGTCATATCTGCAGCTCTAAATGCAGCAGGTCTTGCACTTGCTGATGCGTCTATACCTATGTGGGACCTGATTACATCAAGCTGTGCAAGTTTGTGTGATAACGAGATTAAAATATTCCCAAATCAAAGTGATGAATACTGTCCTAGTAATGATGGTCTTGATATGGAGGGTAACGTAGTGCTGGCATATCTTATAGCATCAAATCAGATTATATTCTATCATACTGATGGAGTTTTGTCAAAGGAAAGTTTGGTCGATgcgaataaaaaactaattgacACTTGTAAAGGTATGCAAGCGCAATTCAAAAGTCATCTGTTGAAAAGTTTTtgtgaaaagaataaaaattaa